A single Triticum dicoccoides isolate Atlit2015 ecotype Zavitan chromosome 2A, WEW_v2.0, whole genome shotgun sequence DNA region contains:
- the LOC119352474 gene encoding glutathione S-transferase 3-like, with translation MMPSIEWSWFAYKSQLSACCLDQSSIQSKAPFLPTLKTGQGMEKDMDSEVTCVDFWCNEFGMRVRIALRELGVPFEYIEEDLRVRERSELVRRMNPVHRSIPILIHHGLPVCGSVNIIEYIDEVWGEETRLLPGDPADRADARFWADFIDHKVFSTQTKFFTSKGEEKEAAKEELVEHLKRLEEVLGDKCFFSGDEFGFLDVVFIPFSSMFYGYEQHGGIDLEAECPKLTRWEKRCRERESVSEVLPDGKVQYELHKKFYGIE, from the exons ATGATGCCATCGATCGAGTGGAGCTGGTTCGCCTATAAATCCCAGTTGTCTGCATGCTGCCTTGACCAGAGTTCAATCCAATCCAAGGCTCCATTTCTTCCCACCTTGAAGACAGGACAGGGCATGGAGAAAGACATGGACAGCGAGGTGACCTGCGTCGACTTCTGGTGCAACGAGTTCGGCATGCGGGTGCGGATCGCGCTGCGTGAGCTAGGCGTGCCGTTCGAGTACATCGAGGAGGACCTCCGCGTCCGCGAGAGGAGCGAACTGGTGCGGCGCATGAACCCCGTCCACCGCTCGATCCCCATCCTCATCCACCATGGCCTTCCGGTCTGCGGCTCCGTCAACATCATCGAGTACATCGACGAGGTATGGGGCGAGGAAACCCGTTTGCTCCCCGGCGACCCGGCCGACAGGGCCGACGCCAGGTTCTGGGCTGACTTCATTGACCACAAG GTGTTCAGCACCCAGACGAAGTTTTTCACCAGCAAGGGTGAGGAGAAAGAGGCGGCCAAGGAAGAGTTGGTCGAGCATCTTAAACGTCTAGAGGAGGTGCTCGGGGACAAATGCTTCTTTTCTGGCGATGAATTCGGGTTCTTGGATGTCGTCTTCATCCCATTTTCAAGCATGTTTTACGGGTATGAGCAGCATGGAGGGATTGACTTAGAGGCGGAATGCCCCAAGCTCACGCGATGGGAGAAGAGGTGCAGGGAAAGGGAGAGTGTAAGCGAGGTTCTTCCCGATGGAAAGGTCCAGTACGAATTACACAAGAAGTTTTACGGCATTGAGTGA
- the LOC119352475 gene encoding probable glutathione S-transferase produces MADVVLLDFWASPFGQRCRIALAEKGVAYEYSEQNLEQKSELLLRSNPVHKKIPVLLHGGRPVCESLLILTYIDEAWPEVAPLLPRDPYARAQARFWADYIDNKIIDCQTRLLTTKGEALEQAKKDMIGALMTLDSELGDKDYFGGEAFGFVDIAFVTLTPWFYTYEKYGDFSVEEHCPRIVAWAARCRERESVAKALTDPEKVYEIVQEEYGAN; encoded by the exons ATGGCCGATGTGGTGCTTCTGGACTTCTGGGCGAGCCCATTCGGGCAGCGGTGCCGGATCGCGCTGGCAGAGAAGGGCGTTGCCTATGAGTACAGTGAGCAGAACCTTGAGCAGAAGAGCGAGCTGCTTCTGAGATCCAACCCCGTCCACAAGAAGATCCCCGTCCTGCTCCATGGTGGCAGGCCTGTCTGCGAATCTCTCCTCATCCTCACCTACATCGACGAGGCGTGGCCGGAGGTGGCGCCGCTCCTCCCACGGGACCCCTACGCCCGCGCGCAGGCCCGGTTCTGGgctgactacatcgacaacaag ATCATTGACTGTCAGACCCGCCTGTTGACGACGAAAGGGGAGGCCCTGGAGCAGGCCAAGAAAGACATGATCGGGGCTCTCATGACCCTGGACTCAGAGCTCGGTGATAAGGACTACTTCGGCGGTGAGGCGTTCGGCTTCGTGGACATTGCGTTCGTGACCTTGACCCCCTGGTTTTACACCTACGAGAAGTACGGTGACTTCAGCGTCGAGGAACACTGCCCAAGGATCGTGGCCTGGGCCGCCCGGTGCAGGGAGCGTGAGAGCGTGGCCAAGGCACTTACTGATCCTGAGAAGGTGTATGAGATCGTCCAggaggagtatggtgccaactaa